In Gopherus flavomarginatus isolate rGopFla2 chromosome 1, rGopFla2.mat.asm, whole genome shotgun sequence, a single genomic region encodes these proteins:
- the LOC127032375 gene encoding regucalcin yields the protein MSSVKIECVVNENCKIGESPVWEEKESSLVYVDISGKKICRWNSFTKQVQSVSVDAPVSCVALRKSGDYVVTLGARFAALKWKDQSVTTIVHVDKDKPNNRFNDGKVDPAGRFFAGTMAEEIRPAVLERHQGALYTLFPDHSVVKHFDQVDISNGLDWSLDHKTFFYIDSLSYSVDAFDYDLQTGKISNRRSTYKLEKEESIPDGMCIDTEGKLWVACYDGGRVIRLDPETGKRIQTVKLPVDKTTSCCFGGKDYSEMYVTSACQGMDDESFSRQPQAGGIFKITGLGVKGVPPHSFAG from the exons ATGTCATCAGTTAAGATTGAGTGTGTTGTCAATGAGAACTGCAAAATTGGAGAATCTCCAGTCTGGGAAGAAAAGGAAAGCTCACTTGTATATGTGGATATAAGTGGTAAAAAGATTTGCCGATGGAATTCATTCACCAAGCAAGTGCAAAGTGTTTCTGTGG ATGCTCCTGTTAGCTGCGTAGCCCTTCGGAAATCTGGGGATTATGTTGTTACcctgggagccaggtttgcggctTTAAAATGGAAAGACCAGTCAGTAACCACCATTGTTCACGTTGACAAGGATAAACCAAACAACAGATTCAATGATGGGAAAGTGGACCCTGCAGGGAGGTTTTTTGCAG GTACCATGGCTGAGGAGATTCGACCTGCTGTGCTAGAGAGACACCAAGGTGCTCTGTATACACTCTTCCCTGATCATTCTGTAGTGAAGCACTTTGATCAGGTGGACATCTCTAATGGCTTGGATTGGTCACTGGATCACAAGACTTTCTTTTACATTGATAGCCTGTCCTACTCTGTGGATGCCTTTGATTATGACCTGCAAACAGGAAAAATTT CCAATCGCAGGAGTACGTACAAgctagaaaaggaagaaagcatcccTGATGGAATGTGTATTGATACAGAAGGCAAACTCTGGGTAGCCTGTTATGATGGAGGGAGAGTGATCCGTCTAGACCCTGAGACAG gaAAAAGAATCCAGACTGTGAAGCTACCTGTTGACAAGACAACTTCCTGCTGCTTTGGTGGAAAGGATTATTCAGAAATGTATGTGACTTCTGCCTGTCAAGGAATGGATGATGAATCGTTTTCACGGCAGCCACAGGCTGGTGGTATTTTCAAG ATAACTGGACTTGGGGTGAAAGGAGTCCCACCGCATTCATTTGCAGGTTAA